One segment of Ficedula albicollis isolate OC2 chromosome 2, FicAlb1.5, whole genome shotgun sequence DNA contains the following:
- the PDP1 gene encoding pyruvate dehyrogenase phosphatase catalytic subunit 1 — protein sequence MLAASCCDRRMCVCPGPRRIAIPVRSSRLPLLSDAMPAPAHLFPLIRNCEISRIGSTACYCHHRHLCCLSSHFAHSHFRYAPQKKFAALYRPKEHFNHFIHTRDYASTPQRFYLTPSQVNSILKANEYSFKVPEFDGKNVSSVLGFDSNQLPANAPIEDRRSAATCLQTRGMLLGVFDGHAGCACAQAVSERLFYYIAVSLLPHETLLEIENAVESGRALLPILQWHKHPNDYFSKEASKLYFNSLRTYWQELIDLNSGETTDVREALINAFKRLDNDISLEAQVGDPNSFLNYLVLRVAFSGATACVAHVDGVDLHIANTGDSRAMLGVQEEDGSWSAVNLSYDHNAQNEREVERVKMEHPKSEEKSLVKQDRLLGLLMPFRAFGDVKFKWSIELQKRVVESGPDQLNDNEYTKFIPPNYHTPPYLTAEPEVIHHRLRPQDKFLVLATDGLWETMHRQDVARIVGEYLTGVHHQQPIAVGGYKVTLGQMHGLLTERRARISSVFEDQNAATHLIRHAVGNNEFGTVDHERLSKMLSLPEELARMYRDDITIIVVQFNSHVIGAYQDEEL from the exons ATGTTGGCGGCTTCATGTTGTGACAGGagaatgtgtgtgtgtcctgGGCCCAGGCGGATCG CAATTCCAGTCCGAAGCTCCAGGCTGCCATTGTTGTCTGATGCCATGCCAGCACCAGCTCATCTGTTCCCATTGATTCGTAACTGTGAGATTAGCAGAATAGGCAGTACTGCGTGTTACTGCCACCATAGACATCTGTGTTGTTTGTCATCCCATTTTGCTCACAGTCACTTCAGATATGCACCGCAGAAGAAATTCGCGGCACTTTACAGGCCAAAGGAGCACTTTAATCACTTTATTCACACAAGGGATTACGCTTCTACGCCGCAGAGGTTTTACCTCACCCCTTCACAGGTCAACAGCATTCTGAAGGCAAATGAATACAGTTTCAAAGTCCCAGAATTTGATGGTAAGAATGTAAGTTCTGTTCTTGGCTTCGATAGCAACCAGTTGCCTGCTAATGCTCCGATAGAGGACCGGAGGAGTGCTGCCACTTGTTTACAGACAAGAGGGATGCTTCTGGGCGTGTTTGATGGCCACGCAGGCTGTGCTTGTGCTCAAGCTGTCAGTGAAAGACTGTTTTACTACATTGCTGTCTCTTTGTTACCTCATGAGACTTTActtgaaatagaaaatgctgTGGAGAGTGGCAGAGCTCTGTTGCCCATTTTACAGTGGCACAAGCATCCCAACGATTATTTTAGCAAAGAGGCTTCCAAGCTTTACTTCAACAGTCTAAGAACTTACTGGCAGGAGCTGATTGATCTCAACAGTGGAGAGACTACTGATGTGAGAGAAGCTTTAATTAATGCCTTTAAGAGGCTTGATAATGATATTTCTTTGGAAGCTCAAGTAGGAGATCCAAATTCTTTTCTCAACTACCTAGTACTGCGAGTAGCATTTTCTGGTGCAACTGCCTGCGTAGCCCATGTGGATGGTGTCGACTTGCACATTGCAAACACAGGTGACAGTAGAGCAATGCTTGGTGTTCAAGAAGAAGATGGATCTTGGTCTGCAGTTAATTTGTCCTATGACCACAATGCACAAAATGAACGTGAAGTGGAACGTGTGAAAATGGAGCATCCAAAATCTGAAGAGAAAAGTCTTGTGAAACAAGATCGCCTCTTGGGTCTCTTGATGCCTTTCAGAGCTTTTGGTGACGTGAAGTTTAAATGGAGTATTGAACTGCAGAAGAGAGTAGTAGAATCTGGCCCAGATCAGCTGAATGACAATGAATATACAAAGTTTATTCCTCCAAACTATCACACTCCCCCATACCTCACAGCTGAACCAGAAGTCATACATCACAGGTTACGGCCACAGGATAAGTTCCTGGTTTTGGCCACAGATGGGCTGTGGGAGACAATGCACAGGCAAGATGTGGCTAGAATTGTGGGGGAGTACCTCACAGGTGTTCACCACCAACAACCAATAGCTGTTGGTGGCTATAAGGTAACTTTGGGACAGATGCATGGGCTCTTAACAGAAAGGAGAGCAAGAATCTCTTCAGTATTTGAAGATCAGAATGCAGCAACTCACCTGATACGTCATGCAGTGGGTAACAATGAGTTTGGAACTGTGGATCATGAGCGACTGTCCAAGATGCTTAGTCTTCCAGAAGAGCTGGCTCGAATGTATAGAGATGACATTACAATTATTGTGGTGCAGTTCAATTCACATGTTATAGGTGCATATCAAGATGAGGAGTTGTGA